One Limimonas halophila genomic window carries:
- a CDS encoding type III PLP-dependent enzyme, which yields MQTLLDRERFDDADAVVRALQPAYPVYCLRPHVIDAAARHFVAHMPGDTLYAMKCNPHPRVLSAVSEAGVRSFDAASLPEIAQVMGLSRGNEACYMNPVKPPGAIATAARDYGVRVVSADHAEEVVKIAAEIPDPAATTVAVRIATPGTEAEMDLSGKFGAAPGEAARLMRLVAEHGMRPGIAFHVGSQCRSPAAYTRALDQVGSVISEAGVRPACVDIGGGFPAPYGSATPPLADFADAVRSALDGLDLPGDCRIMAEPGRAIVAQGMSLLVQVHLRAGRRLYINDGVFGSLGEVSIVGLRPPARVVRPTGPAPAAETQVYEIAGPTCDSVDMIPEAFELPADIATGDWIEIDCMGAYSNALASRFNGFDPCTFVEVGDPPPCS from the coding sequence ATGCAGACCCTGCTCGACCGTGAGCGCTTCGACGACGCCGACGCCGTGGTGCGCGCGCTCCAGCCCGCCTATCCCGTGTACTGCCTGCGCCCGCACGTCATCGATGCGGCGGCGCGGCATTTCGTGGCCCACATGCCGGGCGACACGCTCTATGCCATGAAGTGCAACCCGCACCCGCGCGTCCTCTCCGCCGTGTCCGAGGCCGGGGTGCGGTCGTTCGACGCCGCCTCGCTGCCCGAGATCGCGCAGGTCATGGGCCTCTCGCGCGGCAACGAGGCCTGCTACATGAACCCGGTGAAGCCGCCGGGGGCCATCGCCACGGCCGCGCGCGACTACGGCGTGCGCGTGGTGTCCGCCGATCACGCCGAGGAGGTGGTGAAGATCGCCGCCGAGATCCCGGACCCGGCGGCGACGACCGTGGCCGTGCGCATCGCCACGCCCGGCACCGAGGCGGAGATGGACCTCTCCGGCAAGTTCGGCGCCGCGCCCGGCGAGGCGGCGCGGCTGATGCGCCTGGTCGCCGAGCACGGCATGCGGCCCGGCATCGCCTTCCACGTGGGCTCGCAGTGCCGCTCGCCCGCCGCGTACACGCGCGCGCTCGATCAGGTGGGGTCGGTGATCAGCGAGGCCGGGGTGCGCCCGGCCTGCGTCGACATCGGCGGCGGTTTCCCCGCGCCCTACGGCAGCGCGACGCCGCCCCTGGCCGATTTCGCCGACGCGGTTCGCAGCGCGCTGGACGGCCTTGATCTGCCGGGGGACTGCCGCATCATGGCCGAGCCGGGCCGGGCGATCGTGGCGCAGGGGATGTCGCTGCTGGTTCAGGTGCACCTGCGTGCGGGCCGGCGGCTCTACATCAACGACGGCGTCTTCGGCAGCCTGGGCGAGGTCTCGATCGTCGGCCTGCGCCCGCCGGCGCGCGTGGTGCGGCCCACCGGCCCGGCGCCCGCGGCGGAAACCCAGGTGTACGAGATCGCGGGGCCGACCTGCGATTCCGTCGACATGATCCCGGAAGCCTTCGAGCTGCCCGCCGACATCGCCACGGGCGACTGGATCGAGATCGACTGCATGGGCGCGTATTCGAACGCCCTGGCCTCGCGCTTCAACGGCTTCGACCCCTGCACCTTCGTCGAGGTGGGCGACCCGCCGCCCTGTTCGTGA
- a CDS encoding penicillin acylase family protein, translated as MRAVLRWTGRIAAAVLILAVIAGAAGYGYLRQSLPQTSGEIDIAAVDAPVTVTRDDHGIPTIAADSRRDAHAALGFLHAQDRLMQLAMVRRVAHGKLSELAGAGTLRIDKLMRILGFRELAKKQLQHLSEPTRAALDAYADGVNAFLARDPVLPPVLQVVGEPEPWTAADSLAWLHIMQLQLSGNWREEITNARLADRLSPSQIDTLRPSYPETAATTILSSLDLPLGELASLLPKGATDVSASNAWAVDGTRTAGGGPMLANDPHLRLQTPGYWYLARIETPEMTLVGATSPGIPFHVAGRNQHLAWGLTTTHSDTQDLFIEKLAPQNRDRYRVPGGTRAFETRTEHIAVRGEDEPVTVEVRRSRHGPVISDAVPEAGAATRPRSVLALAWPALRPDDRTLDAIRSVNAASSVDAALTALDHAGAPQQNIFLADDAGNIAVTAPARVPVRKNGNGMLPIPGWEQGRGWERFIPRDALPQSVNPERGRLVNANNRLVADAYPYSLAAHWPPPDRAERIGRLLDRAERPLTLDAMEAIQLDTMGAAPRLLRDRLLRLAPASGETAPALDILRQWDGGMATDTAAPLIFTAWLDMLNRALFAEPLGPLFTDFARPEPRRLRRALAGAGGWCRDAAPEDTAGPCARVAGQALETALTRLEDRFGGDVRSWRWGDAHRTTLPHTLLSRVPVLGGLLHPDLATPGGDETVNRGGMRYSAAFGERYEHVHGAGLRSLHDLSRPPGSSRFMIAGGQSSNPLSPHYMDLARPWRDGKYLKLVGDSKASDRTLRLLPAHHSPER; from the coding sequence GTGCGAGCTGTTTTGCGCTGGACCGGGCGGATCGCCGCCGCGGTCCTGATCCTGGCCGTGATCGCGGGCGCGGCCGGCTACGGCTATCTGCGCCAATCCTTGCCGCAAACCAGCGGGGAGATCGACATCGCGGCCGTGGACGCGCCCGTGACCGTCACGCGCGACGACCACGGCATCCCCACGATAGCGGCCGACTCGCGTCGGGACGCCCATGCGGCGCTGGGCTTCCTGCACGCCCAGGACCGGCTGATGCAGCTCGCCATGGTGCGCCGGGTGGCCCACGGCAAGCTGTCGGAACTCGCCGGCGCGGGCACGCTGCGCATCGACAAGCTGATGCGCATCCTTGGCTTCCGCGAGTTGGCGAAGAAGCAGCTCCAGCACCTCAGCGAGCCGACGCGCGCGGCGCTCGACGCCTACGCCGACGGCGTCAACGCCTTCCTGGCGCGCGACCCCGTGCTGCCGCCGGTGTTGCAGGTGGTGGGCGAGCCCGAGCCGTGGACGGCCGCCGACAGCCTGGCGTGGCTGCACATCATGCAGCTCCAGCTCTCCGGCAACTGGCGCGAGGAGATCACCAACGCCCGGCTGGCCGACCGGCTGTCGCCGTCGCAAATCGACACCCTGCGCCCCTCCTACCCCGAAACCGCGGCGACCACGATCCTGTCCTCGCTGGACCTGCCGCTGGGCGAGCTGGCGAGCCTGCTGCCGAAGGGGGCCACGGACGTTTCCGCCTCCAACGCCTGGGCCGTGGACGGCACGCGCACGGCCGGCGGCGGGCCGATGCTGGCGAACGATCCGCACCTGCGCCTGCAAACGCCGGGGTACTGGTACCTGGCGCGCATCGAAACGCCGGAAATGACCCTCGTGGGCGCGACCTCGCCCGGCATCCCTTTCCACGTCGCCGGGCGCAACCAGCACCTCGCCTGGGGCCTGACGACGACGCACAGCGACACCCAGGACCTCTTCATCGAAAAGCTCGCGCCGCAGAACCGGGACCGCTACCGCGTGCCCGGCGGCACCCGCGCCTTCGAAACGCGCACCGAGCACATCGCCGTTCGCGGCGAGGACGAGCCCGTGACCGTCGAGGTGCGCCGCTCCCGCCACGGCCCCGTGATCTCCGACGCCGTGCCCGAGGCCGGCGCGGCCACCCGCCCGCGCTCCGTGCTGGCGCTGGCTTGGCCGGCGCTGCGGCCCGACGACCGCACGCTCGACGCCATCCGAAGCGTCAATGCCGCGAGCAGTGTCGATGCGGCGTTGACGGCCCTGGACCACGCGGGCGCGCCGCAACAGAACATCTTCCTGGCCGACGACGCCGGCAATATCGCCGTCACGGCCCCGGCGCGCGTGCCGGTGCGCAAGAACGGCAACGGCATGCTGCCCATTCCGGGGTGGGAACAGGGCCGCGGGTGGGAGCGTTTCATCCCGCGCGATGCCCTGCCGCAAAGCGTGAACCCGGAGCGCGGCCGCCTCGTCAACGCGAACAACCGCTTGGTTGCCGACGCCTACCCCTACAGCTTGGCCGCGCACTGGCCGCCACCGGACCGGGCCGAGCGCATCGGCCGCCTGCTCGACCGCGCCGAGCGGCCGCTGACACTCGACGCGATGGAGGCCATCCAGCTCGATACCATGGGCGCGGCGCCACGCCTGCTGCGCGACCGCCTGCTGCGGCTGGCGCCGGCGAGCGGGGAAACCGCCCCGGCCCTGGACATCCTGCGCCAGTGGGACGGCGGGATGGCGACCGACACGGCGGCGCCGCTGATCTTCACGGCGTGGCTGGACATGTTGAACCGCGCCCTCTTCGCGGAGCCGCTGGGTCCGCTGTTCACGGACTTCGCCCGGCCCGAGCCGCGCCGCCTGCGCCGCGCGCTCGCCGGCGCCGGCGGTTGGTGCCGCGATGCCGCGCCCGAGGACACGGCCGGGCCGTGCGCCCGCGTCGCGGGACAAGCGCTGGAAACCGCGCTCACCAGGCTTGAAGACCGCTTCGGCGGCGACGTTCGGTCGTGGCGGTGGGGCGACGCGCACCGCACCACACTCCCCCACACCCTGCTGTCGCGTGTGCCGGTGCTCGGCGGGCTGCTGCACCCGGATCTGGCGACGCCGGGCGGCGACGAGACGGTCAACCGCGGCGGCATGCGCTACAGCGCGGCCTTCGGCGAACGCTACGAACACGTTCACGGGGCGGGCCTGCGCAGCCTGCACGACCTGAGCCGCCCGCCGGGCAGTTCGCGCTTCATGATTGCCGGCGGCCAGTCCAGCAACCCGCTTTCGCCCCACTACATGGACCTGGCTCGCCCCTGGCGCGACGGAAAGTATTTAAAGCTTGTCGGCGACAGCAAAGCGTCGGACCGCACATTGCGGCTTCTTCCCGCGCACCATTCGCCCGAGCGATAG
- a CDS encoding YheT family hydrolase, with the protein MRAPSDGIDSFRPRPPWWTGDLQTVRNAVVRPRVDLSSWPEARLWLPVQGGDWLAAALHAGERIGHAPPVVLIHGLCGCEDSAYVRASTRFWLSQGHPVLRLNLRGSWPSRPHCAGHYHAGRSEDPAAALRALIQRQPAIARTGVVVVGYSLGGNLLIKLLAEAGRELPIRAAATVSAPIDLAATTRRFNRLRNAPYRWWLLTLMKREALAPPAEISDAERAAIDRARTPADFDDGFIAPRFGFGDCWDYYARCSGERFLPAVPLPLLLIHAADDPWIPVGPYERVHWDANPNLTPVLTPGGGHVGFHAAGDGDPWHDRRIAAFLADL; encoded by the coding sequence ATGCGGGCACCATCCGACGGCATCGACAGCTTCCGCCCGCGTCCGCCCTGGTGGACGGGCGATTTGCAGACCGTGCGCAACGCGGTCGTGCGCCCGCGCGTGGACCTCTCGTCCTGGCCGGAAGCGCGGCTGTGGCTGCCGGTGCAGGGCGGCGACTGGCTGGCGGCGGCCTTGCACGCGGGCGAGCGGATCGGCCACGCGCCGCCGGTGGTGCTGATCCACGGGCTGTGCGGCTGCGAGGATTCCGCCTACGTCCGCGCCAGCACGCGGTTTTGGCTCTCGCAGGGGCATCCCGTTCTGCGCCTGAACCTGCGGGGAAGCTGGCCCTCGCGCCCGCACTGCGCCGGGCACTACCACGCGGGGCGCAGCGAGGACCCGGCGGCGGCGCTGCGGGCCTTGATTCAGCGGCAGCCGGCGATCGCGCGAACCGGGGTCGTGGTCGTCGGCTATTCCCTGGGCGGCAACCTGCTGATCAAGCTGCTGGCGGAGGCGGGCCGCGAGCTGCCCATCCGCGCCGCGGCGACAGTGTCCGCGCCCATCGACCTCGCCGCGACGACACGGCGCTTCAACCGCCTGCGCAACGCGCCGTATCGCTGGTGGTTGCTGACGCTGATGAAGCGGGAAGCCCTGGCACCTCCGGCCGAGATCTCCGACGCCGAGCGCGCGGCCATCGACCGCGCGCGCACGCCGGCCGACTTCGACGACGGCTTCATCGCGCCGCGCTTCGGCTTCGGCGACTGCTGGGACTACTATGCCCGGTGCAGCGGCGAGCGCTTCCTGCCGGCCGTCCCGCTGCCGCTGCTGCTGATCCACGCCGCCGACGATCCCTGGATTCCGGTTGGGCCGTACGAACGCGTGCATTGGGACGCCAATCCGAACCTGACGCCAGTTTTGACTCCGGGCGGCGGGCACGTCGGCTTTCACGCCGCCGGGGACGGCGACCCCTGGCACGACCGCCGCATCGCCGCCTTTCTGGCCGATCTGTAA
- a CDS encoding threonine ammonia-lyase, translating to MSVAEVATDVGCTLDDIRAAAETLEGNVVRTPLIPASRLSAMLGCEVYLKLENQQYTGSFKDRGSYVKLVSLSDEQKKTGVIAKSAGNHAQGVAYHAQRLGIPATIVMPTSAPFSKVERTRDFGARVIQYGDTIDEAGEKAQELMDAEGLTYVHPYDDPKTLAGQGTIGLEMMADQPELDTIIAPIGGGGVLSGTSIAAKSLNPEVEMIGVEAELFPSMYQHIHGLPATSGGVSLADGIAVKKPGELTTKVIRNLVSQIELVDEASIEGGVSTLSEYQKTVAEGAGAAPLAALSKNRERLAGRKVGLVICGGNIDTRILASVLMRGLVRDGRLVRLRIDITDAPGVLARLSGLIGDTGGNIVEIYHQRLFHDVPVRKAEIDAVVETRNSTHVREIVSALEGGGFHTRVLSSISADGPSLP from the coding sequence ATGAGCGTTGCCGAAGTCGCCACGGACGTGGGCTGCACCCTGGACGACATCCGGGCCGCAGCCGAGACCCTCGAGGGCAACGTGGTGCGCACGCCCCTGATCCCCGCCTCGCGGCTGTCCGCGATGCTCGGGTGCGAGGTCTACCTGAAGCTGGAAAACCAGCAGTACACCGGCTCCTTCAAGGACCGCGGGTCCTACGTGAAGCTGGTCTCGCTGTCGGACGAGCAGAAGAAGACCGGCGTGATCGCCAAGTCGGCCGGCAACCACGCCCAGGGCGTCGCCTACCACGCCCAGCGCCTGGGCATCCCGGCCACGATCGTCATGCCCACCTCCGCGCCCTTCAGCAAGGTGGAGCGCACGCGCGACTTCGGCGCCCGCGTCATCCAGTACGGCGACACCATCGACGAGGCCGGCGAGAAGGCCCAGGAGCTGATGGACGCCGAGGGCCTGACCTACGTTCACCCCTACGACGACCCGAAGACGCTCGCCGGCCAGGGCACGATCGGCCTGGAGATGATGGCGGATCAGCCGGAGCTGGACACCATCATCGCGCCCATCGGCGGCGGCGGTGTCCTTTCGGGCACGTCCATCGCCGCCAAGTCGCTGAACCCCGAGGTGGAGATGATCGGCGTCGAGGCCGAGCTCTTCCCCTCGATGTACCAGCACATCCACGGCCTGCCGGCGACCTCGGGCGGCGTCAGCCTCGCCGACGGCATCGCCGTGAAGAAGCCGGGTGAGCTGACGACCAAGGTCATCCGCAACCTCGTCAGCCAGATCGAGCTGGTGGACGAGGCCAGCATCGAGGGCGGCGTCTCCACGCTGTCCGAGTATCAGAAGACGGTCGCCGAGGGCGCGGGCGCGGCGCCGCTGGCCGCGCTGTCGAAGAACCGCGAGCGCCTGGCCGGCCGCAAGGTCGGGCTCGTCATCTGCGGCGGCAACATCGACACCCGCATCCTGGCCTCGGTGCTGATGCGCGGGCTGGTGCGCGACGGCCGTTTGGTGCGCCTGCGCATCGACATCACCGACGCGCCGGGCGTGCTGGCGCGCCTCTCGGGCCTCATCGGCGACACCGGCGGCAACATCGTGGAGATCTACCACCAGCGCCTCTTCCACGACGTGCCCGTGCGCAAGGCGGAGATCGACGCCGTGGTGGAGACGCGCAACAGCACGCACGTCCGCGAGATCGTCTCCGCCCTCGAGGGCGGCGGCTTCCACACCCGCGTGCTGTCCAGCATCTCCGCGGACGGCCCGTCGCTGCCGTAA
- a CDS encoding O-acetylhomoserine aminocarboxypropyltransferase/cysteine synthase family protein has product MTASDNPHPETICLHAGFDHDPATGAVAPPIYQTTSYQFEDTEHARRLFALEEPGNIYTRIMNPTNDILEKRIAALEGGAAGLAVSSGQAASTLSIQNIARAGDNVVSSTDLYGGTWNLFNHTLPQQGIEVRFVDPADPEAFRRASDEKTRAWYAETLPNPKLQVFPISEVAAIGREMGIPLIVDNTAAPVLCKPLEHGAAVVVYSTTKYIGGHGTSIGGMIIDGGNFPWEQHPERIPLLNQPDPSYHGAVWTEAAKPLGPIAYALKARTTLLRDLGCAMSPFNAFLFIQGLETLPLRMRTHSENARQVADYLAEHPAVSRVIYPTHQEPKFRERADMHLRGGYGGLLGFELKDGAAAGRKFIEQLKLFYHVANIGDARSLAIHPATTTHSQLSEEEQLATGTSPGYVRLSIGLEHIDDIKADLAQALEAARG; this is encoded by the coding sequence ATGACCGCCAGCGACAATCCCCATCCCGAGACGATCTGCCTGCACGCGGGCTTCGACCACGATCCCGCGACGGGGGCGGTGGCGCCGCCGATCTACCAGACCACCAGCTATCAGTTCGAGGACACGGAGCACGCGCGCCGCCTGTTCGCGCTGGAAGAGCCGGGGAACATCTACACCCGGATCATGAACCCCACGAACGACATCCTGGAAAAGCGCATCGCCGCGCTGGAAGGCGGCGCGGCCGGGCTCGCGGTGTCGTCGGGGCAGGCGGCCTCGACGCTCAGCATCCAGAACATCGCGCGGGCCGGCGACAACGTCGTCTCCTCGACGGACCTCTACGGCGGCACCTGGAACCTCTTCAACCACACCCTGCCGCAGCAGGGCATCGAGGTGCGCTTCGTCGATCCGGCCGATCCGGAGGCGTTCCGCCGCGCCTCGGACGAGAAGACGCGCGCCTGGTACGCGGAGACGCTGCCCAACCCGAAGCTGCAGGTCTTCCCGATCTCGGAGGTCGCGGCGATCGGGCGCGAGATGGGCATCCCCCTGATCGTGGACAACACGGCCGCGCCGGTGCTGTGCAAGCCGCTGGAGCACGGGGCGGCGGTCGTCGTCTACTCCACCACGAAGTACATCGGGGGCCACGGCACCTCGATCGGCGGGATGATCATCGACGGCGGGAATTTCCCGTGGGAGCAGCATCCCGAGCGCATCCCGCTGCTCAACCAGCCGGACCCGAGCTACCACGGCGCGGTGTGGACCGAGGCGGCGAAGCCGCTCGGCCCCATCGCCTACGCGCTCAAGGCGCGCACGACGCTGCTGCGCGACCTCGGCTGCGCCATGAGCCCCTTCAATGCGTTTCTCTTCATTCAAGGGCTGGAGACGCTGCCGCTGCGCATGCGCACGCACTCGGAGAACGCGCGGCAGGTGGCGGACTATCTGGCCGAGCACCCGGCCGTCTCGCGCGTGATCTATCCCACGCACCAGGAGCCCAAGTTCCGCGAACGCGCGGACATGCACCTGCGCGGCGGCTATGGCGGCCTGCTCGGCTTCGAGCTGAAGGACGGCGCGGCGGCCGGCCGCAAGTTCATTGAGCAGCTCAAGCTGTTCTACCACGTCGCCAACATCGGCGATGCGCGCTCCCTCGCCATCCATCCGGCGACGACGACGCACTCCCAGCTTTCCGAGGAGGAACAGCTCGCCACCGGCACCTCGCCGGGCTACGTGCGCCTGTCCATCGGCCTGGAACACATCGACGACATCAAGGCCGATCTGGCCCAGGCCCTGGAGGCGGCACGGGGGTAG
- a CDS encoding pentapeptide repeat-containing protein, which produces MAVREHARTDGDWYVPTLDEVREIVRRHGLYLAGRAGGRRADLSFTDLRGFDLEGLDLSHAELTGAVLRKCNARGATFRGSSLFMADLRACVLDSAVLDRADLRGASLRAAQLNDASAVDCDIRPARIAVSDGGSYRDLEHAADADVIPAMAAKLSARRARMTWARLGESQAMRADFSETDLRQANFSQATLVQCVMQSARLTGANLEGCDLSNADLAAANLEGARFDGARLQDTDVRGAVMDEHVRQSGLFWEAKLDERGDEADAVAVADILAAHETWLNSNGERGHRANLAGRDLRGLDMTGAHLAMADLSDAKLADADLARAELAMADLSRADLTSANLHQADLRGAKLVEANLSHANLRAARTQALAIKGAFYRVDATDARFDGADLRGCDRENLGF; this is translated from the coding sequence ATGGCGGTACGGGAGCACGCTCGAACGGACGGCGACTGGTACGTCCCCACGCTCGACGAGGTGCGGGAGATCGTCCGGCGCCACGGTTTGTACCTCGCGGGCCGCGCGGGCGGACGGCGCGCCGATCTGTCGTTCACCGACCTGCGCGGCTTCGACCTGGAAGGGCTCGACCTCTCCCACGCCGAGCTGACGGGCGCGGTCCTGCGCAAGTGCAACGCGCGCGGCGCCACCTTCAGGGGCTCATCCCTCTTCATGGCCGATCTGCGCGCCTGTGTGCTGGACAGCGCGGTGTTGGACCGGGCCGACCTGCGCGGCGCCTCCCTGCGCGCGGCACAGTTGAACGACGCCAGCGCCGTGGACTGCGACATCCGCCCGGCGCGCATCGCCGTGTCGGACGGCGGTAGCTACCGCGACCTGGAACACGCCGCCGACGCCGACGTCATTCCCGCCATGGCGGCCAAGCTCAGCGCGCGTCGCGCGCGCATGACCTGGGCGCGCCTGGGCGAGTCACAGGCCATGCGCGCCGATTTCAGCGAAACCGATCTGCGCCAAGCGAACTTCAGCCAGGCGACCCTGGTGCAATGCGTCATGCAGTCGGCGCGGTTGACCGGTGCGAACCTTGAGGGCTGCGACCTCTCCAACGCCGATCTCGCCGCGGCGAACCTGGAGGGCGCGCGCTTCGACGGGGCGCGGCTGCAGGACACGGACGTGCGCGGTGCCGTGATGGACGAGCACGTGCGGCAGTCCGGGCTGTTCTGGGAAGCGAAGCTTGACGAGCGCGGCGACGAGGCCGATGCGGTGGCCGTGGCCGACATCCTCGCGGCCCACGAAACCTGGCTGAATTCCAACGGCGAGCGCGGGCACCGGGCCAACCTGGCGGGCCGCGACCTGCGCGGGCTGGACATGACGGGCGCGCACCTCGCCATGGCCGATCTGTCCGACGCGAAGCTCGCGGATGCGGACCTCGCGCGCGCCGAACTGGCGATGGCGGATCTCTCGCGCGCCGATCTGACCAGCGCCAATCTGCACCAGGCCGATCTGCGCGGGGCCAAGCTGGTGGAGGCGAACCTGAGCCACGCCAACCTGCGCGCCGCGCGCACGCAGGCGCTGGCGATCAAGGGCGCGTTCTACCGCGTGGACGCCACGGACGCGCGCTTCGACGGCGCCGACCTGCGCGGCTGCGACCGCGAGAACCTCGGGTTTTAG
- a CDS encoding alpha/beta fold hydrolase: protein MVTQTVPRLDHVLGLSTAGFHRLAYADWGEADSPACVCVHGLTRTGRDFDALAEALAPNRRVLCPDVAGRGRSDWLASAEAYTYQQHMADLTAVIARAGADGVDWVGTSMGGILGMLMAAQPGTPIRRLVLNDVGPFIPREALLRIGEYVGTDPSFSDFDAAVAYLRRVSAPFGDLPDGHWRHLTRHCVRPDGAGGYRLHYDPRIGAAFQDPDALADVDLWQVWDAIACPVLVVRGAESDLLTADTAEEMTTRGPGAEVVTVPDTGHAPPLLSDAQIRPVADWLTARG, encoded by the coding sequence ATGGTAACGCAAACGGTGCCGCGCCTGGACCACGTGCTGGGCTTGTCCACGGCCGGGTTCCACCGGCTCGCTTACGCCGACTGGGGCGAGGCCGACAGCCCGGCGTGCGTCTGCGTTCACGGCCTGACGCGCACGGGGCGCGACTTCGACGCGCTGGCGGAGGCGCTGGCGCCCAACCGCCGCGTGCTCTGCCCCGACGTGGCCGGGCGCGGGCGCAGCGACTGGCTGGCCTCGGCGGAGGCCTACACCTACCAGCAGCACATGGCCGACCTGACGGCAGTGATCGCGCGCGCCGGCGCCGACGGCGTGGACTGGGTGGGCACCTCGATGGGCGGCATCCTGGGCATGCTGATGGCGGCGCAGCCGGGCACGCCCATCCGCCGGCTGGTCCTGAACGACGTCGGGCCCTTCATCCCGCGCGAGGCGCTGCTGCGCATCGGCGAGTACGTGGGCACGGACCCGAGTTTCTCCGACTTTGATGCCGCCGTGGCCTACCTGCGGCGGGTGAGCGCGCCCTTCGGCGATCTGCCGGACGGTCACTGGCGTCATCTCACCCGGCACTGCGTGCGCCCGGACGGCGCGGGCGGCTACCGCCTGCACTACGATCCGCGCATTGGCGCCGCCTTCCAGGATCCGGACGCGCTTGCCGACGTTGACCTTTGGCAGGTGTGGGATGCCATCGCGTGTCCCGTGCTCGTGGTGCGCGGGGCGGAGAGCGATCTGCTGACGGCCGACACGGCCGAGGAAATGACGACCCGCGGGCCGGGTGCCGAGGTCGTGACCGTGCCGGACACCGGGCACGCGCCGCCGCTGCTGTCGGACGCGCAGATCCGGCCGGTCGCCGACTGGCTGACCGCGCGCGGCTGA